A stretch of Salvelinus alpinus chromosome 4, SLU_Salpinus.1, whole genome shotgun sequence DNA encodes these proteins:
- the LOC139572479 gene encoding G-protein coupled receptor family C group 6 member A-like yields MEPMGDVLHLLVILSLLETGNAKVGDFKAPGATAPGDIIIGGLFAIHEGVEEFANLSAPHASQCVRFNTDGFTQALAMIHAVESANRSPVLTALGISLGYRIHDSCSDVTTALRASADFTQEPTTDCGGGANTSNSSPPIMAVIGASSSEISISVARQLNLKLIPQISYASTAIILSDKNRFPTFLRTVPSDLYQTRAMVQLLSDSKWTWVGVVTTDGDYGRSALDSFVSQATASGICVAFKEILPNSLTSPGGESAVRQAAATLRRNPNVKVVVSFAKPTQMMYLYQELRSLGSGLGERVWVASDSWSSSKEVLGKMDLQDIGHVVGFTFKRGNLAPFHHYLMNLSESNDIIGNNSFLKEFYSLTNGSGDPKVVSSSTAATEILLNNSYANVVFNVEMAVSAIAHAVANICSKKDCKTPGTVQPWQVLEALRGSRFELEGKSYTFDQKGDINMGYDVTLWRSARGVINVHDVVAEYHPINISFSYTSGNTKNMTNLRDVVSVCSASCEPGKFKKTAEGRHTCCYECINCTENHYSNNTDMDQCLSCDTKTEWSLEGSSGCTHKTLEFFSWQDSFAVVLLALSALGIVLVLLVGALFLHHHQTPVVKAAGGPLSQIILLSLVGSFVSAVFFVGHPSSLQCKVRQVLFGLSFTLCVSCILVKSLKILLAFQLNPDLKDVLRRLYQPYAIICLCVALQVLTCTLWLVLQSPREKATVFAITVLAECDEGSHVAFGVMLGYIAVLALVCFACAFKGRKLPQKYNEARFITFSMLLYLMSWVMFVPVYVTTSGKYLPAVEMVVILISNYGVLSCHFFPKCYVILFKKEHNTKSAFMKNVYEYSRKGITVSSSVSETSVSQTEGKCISNSYSISSPSVFMSPPPIEPTAPQNCWSVGQDIQSIDPASHCTVVDHGVFFTGQLTRPHRLRRSMSL; encoded by the exons ATGGAACCCATGGGTGATGTTCTCCACCTGTTAGTCATCCTGTCCTTGTTGGAGACAGGCAATGCCAAAGTGGGAGACTTCAAAGCACCAGGAGCTACAGCACCAGGAGATATCATCATTGGAGGGCTGTTTGCCATCCATGAGGGAGTAGAGGAATTCGCCAACCTCTCAGCACCCCATGCATCACAGTGTGTCAG gttcaacACGGACGGGTTCACCCAGGCATTGGCTATGATCCACGCTGTAGAGTCGGCCAACAGATCCCCTGTCCTGACTGCACTAGGGATCTCTCTGGGGTATCGTATCCACGACTCCTGCTCTGATGTCACCACCGCTCTGAGGGCCTCAGCTGACTTCACACAG GAGCCTACCACAGACTGTGGGGGAGGGGCCAACACCTCTAACTCTTCCCCGCCGATCATGGCCGTCATTGGGGCCTCTTCCTCTGAGATTTCCATCTCCGTTGCCCGGCAACTCAACCTAAAGCTCATCCCTCAA ATCAGTTACGCCTCCACCGCCATCATCCTGAGTGACAAGAACCGTTTCCCTACTTTCCTGAGGACCGTACCTAGCGACCTGTACCAGACACGAGCCATGGTCCAGTTGCTTAGCGACAGCAAATGGACCTGGGTGGGCGTGGTCACAACGGATGGAGACTACGGCCGTTCTGCCCTGGACAGCTTCGTCTCCCAGGCAACCGCCTCAGGCATCTGTGTGGCCTTCAAGGAGATCCTCCCTAATTCGCTAACCAGTCCTGGCGGTGAATCAGCAGTCAGACAAGCCGCTGCCACCCTCCGCCGGAACCCCAATGTCAAGGTGGTGGTGTCATTCGCCAAGCCTACTCAGATGATGTACCTATACCAGGAGCTGAGGAGTCTGGGGTCGGGGCTGGGAGAGAGGGTGTGGGTGGCCAGTGACAGCTGGTCCTCGTCCAAGGAGGTCCTGGGAAAGATGGACCTCCAAGATATTGGTCATGTGGTAGGCTTCACCTTCAAAAGAGGGAACCTGGCTCCTTTCCATCACTACCTGATGAATCTGAGTGAGAGCAATGATATCATAGGAAACAACTCCTTCCTAAAGGAGTTCTACTCCCTGACAAATGGGTCGGGAGACCCCAAGGTTGTGTCCTCCTCCACAGCCGCAACAGAGATTCTGTTAAACAACAGCTATGCGAACGTAGTCTTCAACGTGGAGATGGCTGTCAGTGCCATCGCCCATGCAGTGGCTAATATCTGCAGCAAAAAGGACTGCAAGACACCAGGCACTGTCCAACCCTGGCAG GTGCTTGAAGCCCTGAGAGGCAGTCGGTTTGAGCTGGAGGGGAAAAGCTACACGTTTGACCAGAAAGGAGACATCAACATGGGCTATGATGTAACACTGTGGAGGTCTGCGAGAGGGGTCATCAACGTACATGACGTTGTAGCTGAGTACCATCCAATCAACATCAGCTTCAGCTACACCAGCGGAAACACCAAAAATATGACTAACCTGAGG GATGTGGTGTCTGTGTGCTCAGCTAGCTGTGAACCTGGGAAGTTCAAGAAGACTGCTGAGGGTCGGCACACCTGCTGCTATGAATGCATCAACTGCACTGAGAACCACTACTCCAACAACACTG ACATGGACCAGTGTCTCTCTTGTGATACAAAGACAGAGTGGTCCCTGGAAGGGAGCTCTGGGTGTACCCATAAGACCCTGGAGTTCTTCTCCTGGCAGGATAGTTTCGCAGTGGTGCTGCTGGCGCTCTCGGCCCTGGGCATCGTCCTGGTTCTCCTGGTGGGGGCGCTCTTTCTACACCACCACCAGACCCCCGTTGTGAAGGCTGCCGGGGGGCCTCTCTCCCAGATCATCCTGCTCTCTCTAGTGGGAAGTTTTGTTAGTGCTGTGTTCTTTGTAGGACATCCCAGCAGCCTACAGTGTAAG GTGCGTCAGGTGCTGTTTGGACTCAGCTTCACCCTGTGTGTTTCCTGCATCCTGGTCAAGTCCCTGAAGATCCTGCTGGCCTTCCAGCTCAACCCTGACCTGAAGGACGTTCTCCGCCGCCTCTACCAACCCTATGCCATCATCTGTCTCTGCGTGGCCCTACAGGTCCTCACCTGCACCCTGTGGCTGGTCCTGCAGAGCCCCCGGGAGAAGGCCACCGTCTTCGCCATCACTGTGCTGGCCGAGTGTGACGAGGGCTCCCACGTGGCGTTTGGCGTGATGCTGGGCTACATCGCTGTCCTGGCGCTTGTCTGTTTCGCCTGTGCGTTTAAAGGCCGCAAGCTGCCACAGAAGTACAACGAGGCCAGGTTCATCACCTTCAGCATGCTCCTCTACCTCATGTCCTGGGTAATGTTCGTGCCCGTCTATGTGACCACCTCGGGGAAGTACCTGCCAGCGGTGGAGATGGTGGTCATCCTTATCTCCAACTATGGCGTCCTCAGCTGTCATTTCTTCCCCAAGTGCTACGTCATCCTCTTCAAGAAGGAGCACAATACCAAGAGTGCCTTCATGAAGAACGTGTATGAGTATTCCAGAAAGGGCATTACtgtctctagctctgtctctgaGACTTCAGTCTCTCAGACAGAAGGGAAGTGCATCAGTAACTCTTATTCCATCAGTTCACCTTCCGTCTTCATGTCTCCTCCACCAATAGAACCCACAGCACCTCAGAACTGTTGGTCCGTTGGCCAGGACATTCAGAGCATTGACCCTGCATCCCATTGCACCGTAGTAGACCATGGAGTGTTTTTCACAGGTCAGCTGACTCGACCACATCGTCTGAGGAGAAGCATGAGCCTATGA
- the LOC139573517 gene encoding beta-Ala-His dipeptidase-like produces the protein MTKLIVAAFLLLHTSYSSSSSSSSSPGAAGMLKPLFQYIDDHQNQFVQRLKEWVAVQSDSGDHTKWGEVERILNMTAVRIQEMGGTVDFADVGTHQLPSGETVPLPPVILAEFERDPKKNTLCIYGHVDVQPAKMADGWTTDPFNLTEIKGNLYGRGATDNKGPVLAWLHAVEAYQATEKEIPVNIKLIIEGLEEVGSYGLLELTRKRNDSFFADVDFIVISDNVWASRTPALTYGARGSSYFFVEVDGPKMDFHSGVYGGSIQEPMSDLIALLGSLLDHTGKILVPGVTDDVAPLTEDERKLYDNISFDLEEMKSVAGVKHFLQDTKEEVLMARWRNPSLSIHGIQGAFSDPGTKTVIPKQVTGKFSIRQVSNMDPPDVERKVKEHLQQVFSTLKSPNRLRVTATVGAKPWVANLKDPQYVAGQRAVREVFGVDPELIREGSTIPIAQNFQEETGKSVMMLPIGGHDDGEHSQNEKISRYNYIEGTKLFAAYFYELSLLK, from the exons ATG ACAAAGCTCATTGTTGCTGCGTTCCTGTTACTCCACACATCGtattcctcttcttcctcctcttcctcttctcctggaGCAGCAGGCATGTTGAAACCACTGTTTCAATACATAGATGACCACCAAAATCAGTTTGTTCAG AGGCTGAAGGAATGGGTTGCTGTTCAGAGTGACTCAGGAGATCACACAAAATGGGGAGAAGTTGAAAGGATCCTGAATATGACAGCAGTGAGGATCCAAGAGATGGGAGGCACAGTGGATTTTGCAGATGTAGGCACTCATCAG CTGCCCAGTGGGGAAACTGTGCCACTTCCACCGGTGATACTGGCTGAGTTTGAGAGGGACCCAAAGAAAAATACTCTCTGTATCTACGGCCATGTGGATGTCCAGCCAGCCAAGATGGCGGACGGCTGGACCACTGACCCCTTCAATCTAACAGAAATCAAAG GTAACCTGTATGGGCGAGGGGCCACGGACAACAAAGGGCCGGTCCTGGCCTGGCTTCATGCTGTGGAGGCCTACCAGGCCACAGAGAAG GAGATACCAGTGAATATAAAACTCATCATTGAGGGTCTGGAGGAGGTGGGCTCATACGGTCTGTTGGAGTTGACCAGGAAGAGAAACGACAGCTTCTTTGCAGATGTGGACTTCATAGTGATCTCTGACAACGTGTGGGCGAGCAGAACCCCAGCCCTGACCTATGGAGCCAGAGGGAGCAGCTATTTCTTTGTGGAG GTTGATGGCCCTAAAATGGACTTCCATTCTGGAGTGTATGGGGGTTCTATCCAGGAGCCCATGTCAGATCTGATAGCCTTACTGG GAAGTCTGTTGGACCACACAGGTAAGATCCTGGTTCCTGGGGTCACTGATGATGTCGCGCCCCTCACTGAGGATGAGAGGAAGCTCTATGACAACATCAGCTTTGACCTGGAGGAGATGAAGAGTGTGGCTGGGGTCAAACACTTTCTACAGGACACTAAG gaggAAGTCCTCATGGCTCGATGGCGTAACCCATCCTTGTCCATCCACGGGATCCAGGGGGCCTTCTCAGATCCAGGCACCAAAACTGTCATCCCCAAACAGGTCACAGGGAAGTTCTCCATCCGACAGGTCTCCAACATGGACCCTCCAGATGTGGAGAGGAAG GTGAAGGAGCACCTTCAGCAGGTCTTCTCCACTCTAAAAAGCCCTAACAGGCTGAGGGTGACCGCAACTGTTGGGGCTAAACCATGGGTGGCTAACCTGAAGGACCCACAGTACGTTGCCGGACAAAGGGCAGTCAGAGAGG TGTTTGGAGTGGACCCGGAGCTTATCCGTGAGGGCTCCACCATCCCTATCGCTCAGAACTTCCAGGAGGAGACAGGCAAGAGTGTGATGATGCTGCCCATAGGTGGCCATGATGATGGAGAGCACTCTCAGAATGAGAAGATCAGCAG GTACAACTACATTGAGGGGACGAAGCTGTTTGCTGCTTATTTTTATGAGCTTTCACTACTAAAGTAG
- the LOC139573518 gene encoding cytosolic non-specific dipeptidase-like, whose amino-acid sequence MTIWQLPSMLLVVISSVSPHPHHLFEYDELSQYVDSHQEEYVQTLRDWVAVESDSSDVLRRPDCHRMMDMTAEKLQAMGGKVELVDIGVQELPDGKTVALPKVVTAQFGSDPSKQTVCVYGHVDVQPAKLEDGWATEPYNLTDIDGHLYGRGASDNKAPVLAWIHTVEVYQALSIDLPVNVKFIIEGMEETGSNGLDAMIVAQKDTFFSDVDYIIISDCGWLSRRPALTYGTRGNCYFFAEVEGPKQDLHSGVYGGTVIEPMTDLIGILDTLISPSGKILIPGIREAVAPLSDEEWKMYQDIEFDIESFKSKIGVSQLMYSNKVDLLAHRWRYPTVTIHGIEGAFSGPGSKTVIPAKVIAKFSIRQVPNMDPAVVKKQVTDYLNSVFAKRKSPNKLKVTMIIGAKPWLADTKHPLYEAGKAAVKRVFDVEPDLIREGGTIPIAKTFEDVTGKSIIMMPIGGFDDGLHSQNEKMSRYNYIEGTKLFIAYLHEVAHLKKD is encoded by the exons ATGACGATCTGGCAACTGCCTTCCATGCTCCTTGTTGTTATATCAAGTgtctctcctcatcctcatcaCTTATTTGAGTATGATGAGCTGAGCCAGTATGTTGACAGCCATCAGGAGGAATATGTACAG actctGAGGGACTGGGTTGCTGTAGAGAGCGACTCCAGTGATGTCTTGAGGAGGCCAGACTGCCATCGCATGATGGATATGACGGCTGAGAAACTACAAGCCATGGGAGGGAAGGTGGAACTAGTGGACATCGGCGTACAAGAG CTACCTGATGGCAAGACAGTGGCCTTACCCAAGGTGGTGACAGCCCAGTTTGGCAGTGACCCCAGTAAGCAGACAGTCTGTGTGTACGGACATGTGGATGTCCAGCCTGCTAAGCTAGAGGACGGCTGGGCCACTGAACCCTACAACCTGACAGACATCGATG GACACCTCTACGGCAGAGGGGCGTCTGACAACAAGGCCCCTGTCTTAGCCTGGATCCATACAGTGGAGGTCTATCAGGCCCTCAGCATT GACCTGCCAGTCAATGTGAAGTTCATCATCGAGGGGATGGAGGAGACCGGGTCCAATGGCCTGGACGCCATGATCGTGGCGCAGAAAGACACGTTCTTCTCTGACGTCGATTACATCATCATCTCAGACTGTGGTTGGCTGAGCCGACGCCCCGCCCTCACCTACGGGACCAGGGGGAACTGCTACTTCTTTGCTGAG GTAGAGGGCCCAAAACAGGACCTACACTCAGGGGTGTATGGAGGCACTGTTATAGAGCCTATGACAGATCTGATCGGCATATTGG ACACACTGATCAGCCCCAGTGGAAAGATCCTCATTCCAGGCATCAGAGAGGCCGTCGCCCCACTCTCAGACGAAGAGTGGAAGATGTACCAGGACATTGAGTTTGACATTGAGAGCTTTAAGTCCAAGATTGGCGTCAGCCAACTCATGTACAGCAACAAG GTAGATCTGCTGGCCCATCGTTGGCGTTACCCTACCGTTACCATCCATGGCATCGAGGGAGCCTTCTCTGGCCCTGGCTCTAAGACGGTCATCCCTGCTAAGGTCATTGCCAAGTTCTCCATCCGACAGGTCCCCAACATGGACCCAGCAGTGGTCAAGAAACAG GTCACAGACTACCTGAACTCTGTGTTTGCCAAGAGAAAGAGCCCCAACAAGCTGAAGGTGACCATGATCATCGGGGCTAAGCCCTGGTTAGCAGACACCAAGCACCCCCTGTACGAGGCAGGGAAAGCAGCCGTGAAGAGAG TGTTTGACGTGGAGCCAGACCTGATCCGTGAAGGGGGAACCATCCCCATCGCCAAGACCTTTGAGGACGTGACCGGGAAGAGCATCATCATGATGCCTATCGGAGGCTTCGACGATGGCCTGCACTCCCAGAACGAGAAGATGAGCAG GTACAACTACATAGAGGGGACCAAGTTGTTCATCGCGTACCTCCATGAAGTGGCCCATCTCAAGAAGGACTGA